From a single Glycine soja cultivar W05 chromosome 19, ASM419377v2, whole genome shotgun sequence genomic region:
- the LOC114398888 gene encoding histone-lysine N-methyltransferase EZ3-like: MAEDQSIIGKMQMYYDKNGGEMMICSDNEEEMVNPKDAKHDFTEAEDLILRMTLEECKSSEEALSIIQEFVKTTDSQIQSEKQQVWSEHEGDKQPCSDQCYLLDKGVMEGQKDIQLSNSTKVQADEMTNNSNWKQLEKNLYLKGVELFGKNSCLVARNLLPGFKTCLEVARYMFASGESMPYESIPSSITDINDKINAEYIDQEMPSRSRLLRKKCKTRKFSYSHKSIALSSRCRRIDHGKDQCDKQYTPCGCKGICIEGCPCLSTGTCEKYCGCSKLCNNRFKGCYCFKSQCRSQLCPCFAANRECDPDVCRNCWVSCGDGSLGEPPRHGDGQCANMNLLLGKKERILLSKSNVAGWGAFTKNPIIKNTCLGEYTGELITHREAEKRGKLYDRINNSYLFNVNDKWVIDARRFGNKLKFANHSSKPNCYAKVMLVGGDHRVGIFAKENIKAGDELFYHYYYNEECAPPWALPPKVEASKTHKYVSQGRAKKH; encoded by the exons ATGGCTGAAGACCAATCTATCATTGGAAAAATGCAGATGTACTATGACAAAAATGGTGGTGAAATGATGATATGCAGTGACAATGAGGAAGAAATGGTGAATCCCAAAGATGCCAAACATGACTTTACGGAGGCTGAAGATCTAATTTTGCG GATGACACTTGAGGAATGCAAGTCTTCTGAGGAGGCATTGAGTATCATACAAGAGTTTGTTAAGACTACTGATTCACAAATTCAG AGTGAAAAGCAACAAGTGTGGTCTGAACATGAAGGTGATAAGCAACCATGCAGTGACCAGTGTTACCTACTg GACAAGGGAGTTATGGAAGGACAAAAAGATATTCAGTTGTCTAATTCAACGAAAGTGCAAGCTGATGAGATGACAAATAACTCAAATTGGAAACAGCTAgagaaaaatttatatttgaaggGAGTAGAATTGTTTGGAAAAAATAG TTGCCTTGTAGCTCGAAACTTACTTCCTGGCTTTAAGACTTGCTTAGAAGTAGCTAGGTACATGTTTGCTAGTGGAGAGTCAATGCCTTATGAATCCATACCAAGTTCAATCACAGACATAAATGATAAGATTAATGCAGAGTACATA GACCAAGAAATGCCATCAAGATCACGGTTGTTGCGAAAGAAGTGCAAGACTAGAAAGTTTAGTTATTCTCATAAATCTATTGCTCTCTCATCTAGATGCAGAAGAATTGATCATGGGAAAGACCAATGTGATAAGCAATATACTCCATGTGGGTGTAAGGGAATATGCATAGAGGGATGTCCTTGTCTTAGTACGGGAACTTGTGAAAAATACTGTGG GTGTTCAAAGTTATGCAATAATCGATTCAAAGGATGTTATTGTTTTAAGAGTCAATGTAGAAGCCAACTATGTCCATGCTTTGCAGCAAACCGTGAATGTGACCCAGATGTCTGTCGAAATTGTTGGGTTAG TTGCGGTGATGGTTCATTAGGGGAGCCACCTCGACACGGAGATGGTCAATGTGCAAACATGAATCTTCTTTTAgggaaaaaagaaagg ATTCTTTTGTCAAAGTCAAATGTTGCAGGATGGGGAGCCTTCACAAAG AacccaattataaaaaatacttgtctagGAGAGTACACAGGTGAACTAATCACTCACAGAGAAGCAGAGAAACGTGGGAAACTATATGACCGTATAAACAATTCATATCTTTTTAACGTCAATGATAAG TGGGTTATTGATGCACGCCGCTTTGGGAATAAGTTAAAATTTGCAAATCACTCATCAAAACCCAACTGCTATGCAAAG GTGATGTTGGTTGGAGGAGATCATCGAGTTGGCATATTTGCCAAGGAAAACATTAAAGCCGGTGATGAGCTTTTCTATCATTATTACTATAATGAAGAGTGTGCACCACCATGGGCTCTTCCACCAAAAGTCGAGGCTTCTAAGACACATAAATATGTTTCTCAGGGCAGGGCAAAGAAACATTGA